One Proteiniborus sp. DW1 DNA segment encodes these proteins:
- a CDS encoding rhomboid family intramembrane serine protease yields the protein MNYNEGNYYQVRKVVTLNVKRPIITYILIIVNVAMWALLNYISLRTGRSYSQLLFDFGAKININIINGQYWRFITPIFLHADFTHLLVNCYSLYAVGPTVERIYGKGKFLFIYVTAGFMGSLLSFMFSINPSVGASGAIFGLLGTLLYFGVEFPNLFKIYFGRSILITLAINLAYGFMNTGIDNFGHMGGLLGGFLASGIVKVKDNNRKWYLSKTIFILLTIVIGASGLVYGFNYGNNNVLVKLEELYKYDSNQNWKEAASLGEEILNQKPTNKNIKIEVLWITTKAEAITGNYNKAVEYAKTLAKLSPKDGHYMLGIVYYDMGQFEQAKQELQRAKTLNAPYSNIDDLINSIR from the coding sequence CACATATATATTAATCATTGTTAATGTAGCAATGTGGGCTTTGCTGAATTATATTTCATTAAGAACTGGCAGAAGTTACAGTCAATTATTATTTGATTTTGGAGCTAAAATCAATATCAATATTATAAATGGTCAGTACTGGAGATTTATAACCCCAATATTTTTACATGCTGATTTTACACATTTGCTTGTCAATTGTTATTCTTTATATGCCGTTGGACCAACAGTAGAAAGAATATATGGCAAAGGCAAGTTTCTATTTATATATGTAACAGCTGGATTTATGGGAAGTCTCCTAAGCTTTATGTTTTCAATAAATCCTTCAGTTGGTGCTTCAGGAGCTATATTCGGATTGTTGGGAACACTTTTATACTTTGGTGTTGAATTTCCCAATCTTTTTAAGATTTATTTTGGTAGAAGTATCCTCATAACTTTAGCAATAAATTTGGCTTATGGATTTATGAATACAGGTATAGATAACTTTGGACACATGGGTGGTTTATTAGGTGGATTTCTAGCTTCTGGAATAGTAAAGGTTAAAGATAACAACAGGAAGTGGTATCTTAGTAAGACAATATTTATTCTATTAACTATAGTAATTGGAGCTTCTGGATTAGTATATGGCTTTAATTATGGAAACAATAATGTACTTGTAAAACTGGAAGAACTATATAAATATGATTCCAATCAAAATTGGAAGGAAGCAGCAAGTTTAGGAGAAGAGATTTTAAATCAAAAGCCTACAAATAAAAATATCAAAATAGAGGTACTTTGGATAACTACGAAGGCGGAAGCAATAACTGGTAACTATAATAAAGCAGTAGAATATGCTAAGACTTTGGCAAAATTGTCCCCTAAAGATGGACACTATATGCTAGGAATTGTTTATTACGATATGGGGCAGTTTGAACAAGCCAAACAAGAGCTTCAACGGGCTAAAACCTTAAATGCTCCCTATTCAAATATTGATGATTTGATAAATAGTATTAGGTAA
- a CDS encoding methyl-accepting chemotaxis protein, with product MHKKDKKRGSIKSKITVFPLIAVCIGILLIGVISSVLLRQSLVNEMEAHSQELVQQVIKRIEDNRYALKEINAMLEENMRTAARDVIANRENLSNELLDEIANRSTIDEIYWYGIDRVMTHSTVRGDIGWQPGEDHPLTIFSRSNEKEIMEDIRRDMASEEEKYYKFGAVKAPNGEFVQIAISGDKVHEMTQRYGYQNLSLELSQNEEIIYATFINNDMEIEATSDAELFTIGDFLADENIVNAIENGDYYIREYFLESKNVTVYDVMAPITIEGQKVGILNLGLSIERIDSSIKRNIYFIGGIGLFSCILLGIVLFVRSNSIAKSIISLTEEIETLSNYNLTFKRDKEVNLYSKRDDEIGSIAKALIKMQSNFRNIIGKTMEVSQHVGTSSSELIDVTNQTAIASDEVAKAVEEIAKGASEQAKDTEISAGYIEDIGKLFDECDDCTRELNNAIEKIDNQKEDGFIVLGGLIQKTEKNNEVIEHINNIVINNKENAEKIEAASEMIKKISEQTNLLALNAAIEAARAGEAGKGFAVVAEEIRKLADQSNSFTEEIKELILYLKTDSENAVQEMLEIKELADEQKISVEETKTKFETIALAIDIVKTIIIRLNDSAKEMNIRKNKLIDLTQNLSAIAEENAAGTEEASASIEELTASMEQIASSSEYLGNLADEMKRSISEFKL from the coding sequence ATGCATAAAAAAGATAAAAAGAGAGGATCAATTAAAAGTAAGATAACAGTTTTTCCTTTAATAGCTGTGTGTATTGGTATTTTGCTTATAGGAGTTATATCTTCTGTCTTATTAAGACAAAGCTTAGTCAATGAGATGGAGGCACATAGCCAAGAGCTAGTACAACAAGTTATCAAGAGAATAGAAGACAATAGATATGCATTAAAAGAAATTAATGCTATGTTAGAAGAAAATATGAGAACAGCAGCCCGTGATGTCATAGCTAATCGTGAAAATTTGAGCAATGAGTTGCTAGATGAAATAGCTAATAGATCTACTATTGATGAAATATATTGGTATGGTATTGATAGAGTCATGACACATTCTACTGTGAGAGGTGACATTGGCTGGCAACCAGGTGAAGACCATCCACTAACTATATTTTCAAGAAGTAATGAAAAAGAAATCATGGAAGATATTAGAAGAGATATGGCTTCAGAAGAAGAAAAATATTATAAATTTGGGGCAGTAAAGGCACCAAATGGGGAATTCGTTCAAATTGCAATATCAGGCGATAAAGTCCATGAAATGACTCAAAGATATGGATATCAAAACCTATCACTAGAGTTATCACAAAATGAAGAGATAATTTATGCTACTTTTATTAATAATGATATGGAAATAGAAGCAACTAGTGATGCTGAGTTATTTACGATAGGGGATTTTTTAGCAGATGAGAACATTGTTAATGCTATTGAGAATGGAGATTATTATATACGTGAATATTTTTTAGAAAGTAAAAATGTTACAGTATATGATGTAATGGCTCCTATTACTATAGAAGGGCAAAAAGTAGGGATACTGAACCTTGGGTTATCTATTGAAAGGATAGATTCAAGTATTAAAAGAAATATATACTTCATTGGAGGAATTGGGCTATTTTCTTGCATTCTTTTAGGTATAGTACTATTTGTACGTTCTAATAGTATTGCAAAGAGTATAATAAGTCTAACTGAAGAAATTGAGACATTGTCTAATTATAATCTGACGTTTAAGCGAGATAAAGAGGTAAATTTATATAGTAAAAGAGATGATGAAATTGGTAGTATAGCAAAGGCTCTTATAAAAATGCAAAGCAATTTCAGGAACATTATTGGAAAAACTATGGAAGTTTCTCAACATGTAGGTACTTCTTCATCTGAACTTATCGATGTCACAAATCAGACAGCCATAGCATCAGATGAGGTTGCTAAGGCTGTAGAGGAAATAGCTAAGGGGGCAAGTGAACAAGCCAAAGATACTGAAATATCTGCAGGATACATTGAGGATATTGGAAAGCTATTTGATGAATGTGATGATTGTACTAGAGAACTTAACAATGCTATAGAAAAAATAGACAATCAAAAAGAGGATGGGTTTATAGTTCTCGGAGGACTTATCCAAAAAACAGAGAAAAACAATGAAGTAATAGAGCATATAAATAATATCGTCATAAATAATAAGGAAAATGCAGAAAAAATAGAAGCTGCAAGCGAGATGATCAAGAAAATATCTGAGCAAACTAATTTGTTAGCTCTTAATGCAGCTATAGAAGCAGCAAGAGCTGGGGAGGCTGGAAAAGGATTTGCTGTAGTTGCTGAAGAAATAAGGAAGTTAGCAGATCAGTCTAATAGCTTTACTGAAGAGATAAAAGAACTAATTTTATATTTAAAAACAGATTCTGAAAATGCAGTGCAGGAAATGTTAGAAATAAAAGAGCTAGCTGATGAACAAAAAATTAGTGTTGAGGAAACTAAGACTAAGTTTGAAACTATTGCATTAGCCATTGATATTGTGAAAACTATAATTATAAGACTTAATGATTCAGCAAAGGAAATGA
- a CDS encoding response regulator transcription factor, with the protein MKVLIVDDDALIRDSLKLLLSLESDIEVVGIASNGQQAFELCQKLRPDIVLMDIRMPIMDGVLGTKLIKEHFNDIKIIILTTFKDDEYIKEAVKNGAEGYILKNQSSDSIIDSLRTVYRGNTVLDKEVVNTLTLMLKDKLHKSKINYELGSRELEILQLISEGLSNKEIGAKLSDGTVRNYISGLLEKLKLRDRTQLAIFYLKNM; encoded by the coding sequence TTGAAGGTTCTAATAGTTGATGATGACGCGTTAATTAGGGACAGTCTTAAATTACTTTTAAGCTTGGAATCAGATATAGAAGTAGTAGGAATAGCATCTAATGGACAACAAGCCTTTGAACTGTGTCAGAAGCTAAGACCAGATATAGTTCTTATGGATATAAGAATGCCTATAATGGATGGAGTACTAGGTACAAAGCTCATAAAAGAACATTTTAATGATATAAAGATTATCATATTAACAACCTTTAAGGATGATGAATACATAAAAGAAGCAGTGAAAAATGGTGCAGAAGGCTATATATTAAAGAATCAATCTTCTGACAGTATAATTGACAGTTTAAGAACTGTATATAGAGGCAATACTGTTCTAGATAAAGAAGTGGTAAATACTTTAACATTAATGTTAAAAGATAAGCTTCATAAGTCTAAAATTAATTATGAATTAGGAAGTCGAGAACTGGAGATATTACAACTCATATCAGAAGGCTTATCTAATAAAGAAATAGGGGCTAAGTTAAGTGATGGTACTGTTAGAAACTATATATCTGGACTCTTGGAGAAGTTGAAATTAAGAGATAGAACCCAATTAGCTATATTTTACTTAAAAAATATGTAG